Proteins co-encoded in one Papaver somniferum cultivar HN1 chromosome 5, ASM357369v1, whole genome shotgun sequence genomic window:
- the LOC113277455 gene encoding B3 domain-containing protein Os05g0481400-like: MAQGNSYEEARKQRLEDNKRRFRELGVLKMANSLSNVIRKKNKTPVKNQVKSKTIPINPDFVRRSSRPRKQVTYTESLGVKNCKTSYIATRVVTYAERSDALNRAMSFQSGLLSGNPSFVKSVLHSHVSVLFVPVEIRNNHLPREAEVRIVLEDEDGSAYEAKYNGVYGLLTTGWKTFFMDHKLDNGDALVIEIIEPTRVKVHIFKVPNDVGEVKVDELKEH; this comes from the exons ATGGCTCAAGGTAACTCCTATGAAGAAGCACGGAAACAACGATTAGAAGATAATAAGAGAAGATTTCGG GAATTGGGTGTTTTAAAGATGGCCAACAGTCTATCAAATGTCatcagaaagaaaaacaagactcCAGTG AAAAATCAAGTGAAATCAAAGACAATTCCTATAAACCCTGATTTTGTGAGACGCTCCTCACGACCTCGGAAGCAAGTTACTTACACCGAAAGTCTTGGGGTCAAAAATTGCAAAACAAG CTACATAGCAACAAGAGTTGTGACTTATGCGGAACGATCCGATGCACTGAACCGTGCCATGAGCTTTCAAAGTGGTTTACTGTCTGGAAATCCATCTTTTGTTAAATCAGTGTTGCATTCACACGTATCTGTGCTG TTTGTACCAGTGGAAATTCGCAACAATCACCTTCCCAGGGAAGCAGAAGTACGGATTGTGTTAGAAGATGAAGACGGTTCAGCGTATGAAGCAAAATACAATGGAGTATATGGACTACTCACTACTGGATGGAAAACATTTTTCATGGATCATAAATTGGATAATGGAGATGCCCTGGTAATTGagattattgagccaacaagagTTAAG GTACATATATTTAAAGTGCCCAACGACGTCGGTGAAGTGAAAGTCGATGAGCTAAAAGAACACTAA